From the Theileria equi strain WA chromosome 4 map unlocalized gcontig_1105316255041, whole genome shotgun sequence genome, one window contains:
- a CDS encoding hexose transporter, putative (encoded by transcript BEWA_047560A), whose product MSKRTQPQLIVGMTIASLLALSFGFTTANLNICKDFMIVELEWCKGAETIECSKAAILGGIVNGAVFAGAALGSLLMGFIAKYGRRVNMTLISSLYIAGSTMIATAHCFNCLLIGRIACGVAIGLSGVVPMFITEICPSESRGFFGIFYPAFITFGQFASCAFQLSHGYVLGAKSVYVTIPFLDKFLWRFCQMFPAFFSAIALVLLRVSFTMSTPHELVEKGKVEEAKVVIEKLHGPERVDEVYEEIDRNLEVAKATPNISFIQAVKNKTYRVAIMHGIILAIFQHLTGISILTSNTAKMFTVMLGRTYNAVVLSCSITLLNTLITIFQVPFLDKFGRRTFFLTSISIFTVFSTLPALSKLIDANAGWSGWVSVAGAIGFVFGFALGMGGVFWVYIPEMYSPEYKNGAFSVTVFANWTTACLMLSTSDILLSWSEKFVYIMIFVFSVINFLHVYFFIKETKGLPIGKAYS is encoded by the coding sequence ATGTCGAAAAGGACTCAGCCACAGTTGATAGTTGGCATGACGATTGCGTCACTGTTAGCCCTTAGTTTTGGGTTCACCACAGCCAACTTGAACATTTGCAAGGACTTTATGATTGTGGAGCTCGAGTGGTGTAAAGGCGCCGAGACAATTGAATGTAGTAAAGCGGCCATACTTGGAGGTATTGTCAACGGGGCGGTCTTTGCTGGAGCAGCTTTGGGGTCACTTCTCATGGGATTCATTGCAAAGTATGGAAGAAGGGTAAACATGACTTTGATATCCTCCCTATACATTGCTGGTTCTACGATGATTGCCACTGCGCATTGTTTTAATTGTCTTCTAATTGGACGCATAGCTTGTGGCGTTGCCATTGGTTTGTCTGGCGTTGTCCCAATGTTTATTACCGAGATTTGTCCCTCTGAATCTAGAGGGTTCTTTGGTATATTCTACCCTGCATTCATCACGTTTGGGCAGTTTGCGTCCTGCGCATTTCAACTCTCACACGGCTATGTCCTTGGTGCCAAGAGTGTGTATGTTACGATCCCGTTTCTTGACAAGTTTTTGTGGCGCTTCTGCCAAATGTTCCCCGCCTTCTTTTCAGCAATTGCTCTGGTCCTCCTCAGAGTTTCATTCACAATGTCCACACCTCACGAACTCGTGGAAAAGGGCAAAGTGGAGGAGGCTAAAGTCGTCATTGAGAAGCTCCACGGACCTGAAAGGGTGGATGAGGTCTACGAGGAGATCGATCGTAACCTCGAGGTTGCCAAGGCTACACCAAAcatttcattcattcaaGCGGTAAAAAACAAGACGTATAGAGTAGCCATCATGCATGGCATCATCTTGGCTATCTTCCAACATCTTACGGGCATTTCAATCTTGACCTCAAATACCGCCAAAATGTTCACCGTTATGCTCGGTCGTACGTACAATGCGGTTGTACTGTCCTGCAGTATTACACTCCTTAATACCCTAATAACAATTTTTCAAGTCCCCTTTCTGGACAAGTTTGGGAGGAGGACATTTTTCCTCACCAGTATCTCTATCTTCACGGTATTCTCAACACTACCCGCACTCTCCAAGCTGATTGATGCAAATGCTGGGTGGTCTGGGTGGGTCTCTGTTGCTGGAGCAATCGGTTTCGTCTTTGGTTTTGCATTGGGTATGGGGGGTGTGTTTTGGGTTTACATACCGGAAATGTACTCCCCCgaatacaagaatggagcCTTTTCTGTCACAGTCTTTGCCAACTGGACTACCGCCTGCCTAATGCTTAGTACTTCTGACATCCTGCTCTCTTGGTCCGAgaagtttgtctatatcaTGATTTTCGTCTTTTCGGTCATTAACTTTTTACACGTTtactttttcatcaaagaGACCAAGGGGCTTCCCATTGGCAAGGCTTACAGCTGA
- a CDS encoding hypothetical protein (encoded by transcript BEWA_047570A): MTEGVTIDLKEKPPDKDGREEKTYDGDPLTITGMTIIVTRSLYPPSPLQGSSQDFYKYEHKDSGEQQFTLKGIQDDTGVVINVKGLRSVPEFPKDNVLSVSAYYWKHENGGSRKPKNVLIVEVVKKGHPNNETKYYVRSSVTINLTKDAYVEGKRYCCYNHIGKGKVTVIPGLVSCSQQHNSTHITYFKHSINNGYSLAGIEYNDDGNRSQRKKIKIPDIVLPTRQSVKVYVLYCTGNNPKLIYVDCGVRHAATGWYKNDRWQKTLNSVPDPEKIANCSHNEFNTLVSELKRNGGCGKVGDHPGSPQPPAKPTIPVPPISIEALSLEVASKYWAILLASRVPGATPITILASHPSASTLIKAFSELSGLSTQAITGISIASVGGIGLGALTVWKGPALIARLIARL, translated from the exons ATGACGGAGGGAGTAACCATTGATCTTAAAGAAAAACCACCAGATAAAGATGGTAGAGAGGAAAAAACTTATGATGGAGATCCTCTTACCATAACAGGTATGACAATTATCGTTACCAGATCTCTCTATCCTCCTAGTCCTCTACAAGGATCCTCTCAGGACTTTTACAAGTACGAGCATAaagattctggagaacAGCAATTCACACTAAAAGGGATCCAAGATGATACTGGCGTGGTAATAAATGTTAAGGGACTTAGAAGTGTTCCAGAATTCCCAAAGGATAATGTCTTATCCGTTTCTGCTTATTATTGGAAGCATGAGAATGGTGGTAGCAGGAAGCCTAAGAACGTTCTCATAGTTGAAGTGGTAAAGAAGGGTCATCCTAATAATGAAACCAAGTATTATGTTAGGAGTAGTG TCACCATAAATCTTACGAAAGATGCATATGTGGAAGGAAAGCGGTACTGTTGTTATAACCATATTGGAAAAGGAAAGGTCACTGTTATTCCTGGATTAGTTTCATGTAGTCAGCAACATAACTCAACCCACATTACATACTTCAAACACTCCATTAACAATGGATATAGTCTTGCCGGTATTGAGTACAACGATGATGGCAATAGAAGTCAAAGGAAAAAAATTAAGATTCCTGATATTGTCTTACCTACCAGACAGTCAGTAAAAGTCTATGTCTTATATTGTACAGGGAATAATCCCAAGCTAATATATGTAGATTGTGGCGTGCGACATGCAGCTACTGgctggtacaagaatgatAGATGGCAGAAAACCTTGAATAGTGTACCTGATCCAGAAAAGATCGCAAACTGTAGTCACAATGAATTTAACACACTTGTGAGTGAGTTAAAGAGAAACGGTGGATGTGGGAAAGTTGGAGATCATCCTGGTTCTCCTCAGCCTCCTGCCAAGCCTACTATTCCTGTTCCTCCTATTTCTATTGAAGCTCTATCTCTTGAGGTTGCATCAAAGTACTGGGCCATTCTACTAGCTAGTAGAGTTCCAGGAGCTACTCCCATTACTATACTTGCTTCTCACCCTTCTGCTTCTACTCTTATTAAAGCATTTTCTGAACTGTCTGGGCTTTCAACACAAGCAATAACAGGAATATCTATTGCGAGTGTCGGTGGAATAGGGTTGGGTGCTCTCACTGTATGGAAGGGACCCGCTCTAATTGCACGACTAATTGCTCGTCTGTAG
- a CDS encoding hypothetical protein (encoded by transcript BEWA_047580A) encodes MSDEKIKNLAVWYWDNDSNRNHPLLIEVEKSREYIYRYNNGGSDIQWSRLPKYSGPLTKQLAGKPLKKELDELNCYHNGAVTLNLTKSISTKNKQYCCRYHVEKKVTVGGGFVEVTDSGSKKIPFYKHSIVGNGLKLSKIKYYVGVNTDLPKKTIKSHALAFSTPIPNVKSVSALYSDDNQDPKLIYVDYDGKDGIKGWFERKGKNRHNWYKPENEPEKPPDEIKDSSSDEDFGKIKDLLNDIAEEDGGEEEDKREEEEAENGDDEEEEEEQDEDDYGEVPPTDKSSSKTKNILTKVASGVTPTVGAGGGAYAGWKLYTWFFLDVVVRLI; translated from the coding sequence ATGAGTGATGAAAAGATAAAAAATCTTGCAGTATGGTACTGGGATAATGACAGTAACCGTAATCATCCCCTTTTGATAGAAGTGGAAAAATCCAGAGAGTATATCTATAGGTATAACAATGGAGGTAGTGATATCCAATGGAGTCGACTTCCTAAATACTCAGGTCCTCTAACTAAACAACTTGCCGGTAAACCCCTAAAAAAGGAGCTTGACGAACTTAACTGCTACCACAATGGTGCAGTTACTCTGAATCTTACTAAGAGTATATCCACCAAGAATAAACAATATTGTTGCCGCTACCATGTTGAAAAGAAGGTTACCGTAGGGGGAGGTTTTGTTGAGGTTACTGATTCAGGTTCCAAAAAGATTCCATTCTACAAACACTCAATTGTTGGCAATGGATTAAAACTTTCAAAGATTAAGTACTACGTTGGTGTTAATACTGATCTTCCAAAAAAGACGATTAAATCTCATGCGTTAGCATTTTCCACTCCTATTCCAAACGTAAAAAGTGTCTCTGCATTATACTCTGATGACAATCAGGATCCAAAATTGATTTATGTAGactatgatggaaaagatggTATTAAGGGCTGGTTTGAAAGAAAAGGTAAGAATAGACATAATTGGTACAAACCAGAAAATGAACCAGAGAAGCCACCGGATGAAATTAAAGACAGTAGTAGTGACGAGGATTTTGGGAAAATTAAAGATCTATTGAATGATATagctgaagaagatggtggagaagaagaggataaaaGGGAGGAGGAGGAAGCTGAGAATGGTGACgacgaagaagaggaagaagagcaAGACGAAGATGATTACGGAGAAGTCCCTCCTACTGACAAATCTTCTAGTAAGACTAAGAATATTCTTACTAAAGTTGCTTCTGGTGTTACTCCAACAGTCGGCGCTGGTGGAGGCGCTTATGCgggatggaaactctatacTTGGTTTTTCCTTGACGTTGTGGTACGCTTGATCTAA
- a CDS encoding hypothetical protein (encoded by transcript BEWA_047590A) produces MISEERSPLGSLLSRGNLQRKSSHLNKTIGDDNVGMQTAASEISTSRAETIKGVTNPTLISTSDVADNRSTLSLVEGQCLPESNQKIFSKWVRACDHTESKQGNILPLKKQQKHDDNGRIGPKLLVKQTGTTYRASFQTDDKEFNNDILGTRRLYYNLADVRLALTLDELQCGPEFNRKNFFLYKQVATCKTTQCRRGINKIPFKKQGGNKTMALIVIVEEPVNLFGRFAGILSKRINSNGQEIKVRSKYNRKILFIKACSDYSPNLQETVVSTRV; encoded by the coding sequence atgatttccGAGGAAAGGTCTCCTTTAGGCTCGTTGTTAAGCCGagggaacctccagaggaagtcatcacacctgaataaaacaatagggGACGACAACGTCGGAATGCAAACTGCAGCGAgtgaaatctcaacttcacgagctgaaacgataaaaggtgtcacaaatccaacattaatatcaacaagtgatgtagctgacaacaggtctacgttatccctcgttgaagggcaatgcctacctgaatctaatcaaaaaatcttttctaaatgggtacgagcttgcgatcatacagagagtaaacagggaaacatattgcctcttaaaaagcaacaaaaacatgatgataatggaagaataggacCCAAACTACtcgttaaacaaactggtacaacctaccgtgcatcattccaaactgacgacaaagagttcaacaatgacatacttggcactagaagactttattataatctagctgacgtaaggttagcgttaaccctggacgaattgcaatgtggacctgaatttaatcgaaaaaacttcttcttatataaacaggtggcgacttgtaaaactacccagtgtagacgggggataaacaAGATaccttttaaaaagcaaggtggtaataaaacaatggcgcttatagtaatcgttgaagaaccagtaaatctctttgggagatttgctggaatcctcagtaagaggataaactcaaatggtcaagaaatcaaggtcaggtcgaaatacaatcgaaaaatcttatttataaaggcctgttctgattattccccaaacctacaggaaactgtagtgtctacaagggtgtag
- a CDS encoding hypothetical protein (encoded by transcript BEWA_047600A), whose protein sequence is MTNSGVDLDIDPKKKDNPGSGIKGDVKDDHPQGYKRYEYKKSSKPLEITGFKYDKHKLLNLISISGIQITKVVTYFDKKGNKLLVIHVEASKEHYYYTNISDGPVNGETKFDSFVTVGKNALNENSEIKTILKMVENGERPKPEEVPNLKSKLRDLSENLIINLNEAEKSSVSFGKYNAGEKKEIHFDKKISTDFSYIIHCYGLTDFTVTSIKTKTGDIPSGIIPTKRIRKLKVFYNGDPKDSEPLLIYFLESSGTNKWICQYYGDTDWENVNSRDGIPANDNDDKKIKNLLENIAIPNVDLDLSKSGSTYKPSKNNLYFKVSKTQNPPKSGIFQFKHTEQKNKVFKITKLDYDHDLLTGIKCDKDLVSVSAYYLGDTPKPDQLMMVELVCGDGNYIYFKRNNSPYIWTKIPDQENKLENQQLDDKIKELNKEYLDASKTEDDDSGSTQNFHNYESGGTEDPETSIYSATPSSQSSSSSGVSGAVIGGIVGGILGLAVFAFLAWKGVARMRSRV, encoded by the coding sequence ATGACTAACAGTGGAGTAGATTTGGATATTGATCCTAAAAAGAAGGATAACCCGGGAAGTGGTATAAAAGGAGACGTAAAGGATGATCATCCACAGGGGTATAAAAGATATGAATACAAAAAATCTAGTAAACCGCTCGAAATAACAGGATTTAAGTATGATAAGCACAAACTATTAAATCTAATTTCAATCAGTGGTATACAAATCACCAAGGTTGTAACCTACTTTGATAAAAAGGGTAATAAGCTCTTAGTTATTCATGTGGAAGCAAGTAAAGAACATTACTATTATACAAACATTAGTGATGGGCCTGTGAACGGTGAGACTAAGTTTGATAGTTTTGTAACTGTGGGCAAAAATGCACTCAATGAAAATTCTGAAATCAAGACGATTCTAAAAATGGTAGAAAATGGTGAAAGACCTAAGCCAGAGGAAGTACCTAATCTTAAGAGTAAACTCAGGGATCTTAGTGAGAATCTCATTATCAATCTAAATGAAGCTGAAAAGTCGTCTGTTTCATTTGGCAAATATAATGCCGGTGAGAAGAAAGAAATTCATTTTGACAAAAAGATTAGTACTGACTTTAGTTATATAATCCATTGTTATGGATTAACGGACTTTACTGTCACTAGcattaaaacaaaaacCGGAGATATACCTTCAGGAATAATTCCCACAAAGAGAATCAGAAAATTAAAGGTTTTCTACAACGGTGACCCGAAAGATAGCGAACCTCTCCTAATTTACTTTCTAGAGAGCAGTGGAACTAACAAATGGATATGTCAATATTATGGAGATACTGACTGGGAAAACGTGAATAGTAGAGATGGAATCCCAGCAAATGATAATGATGACAAGAAGATTAAGAATCTTTTAGAGAACATAGCTATTCCTAATGTTGACCTAGATCTTTCTAAGTCAGGTTCCACGTATAAGCCCAGTAAAAACAATTTATATTTCAAGGTTTCTAAAACCCAGAATCCTCCTAAATCCGGTATCTTCCAATTCAAACATACTGAACAAAAAAACAAAGTGTTTAAAATTACCAAACTTGATTATGACCACGACCTACTCACAGGTATAAAATGTGATAAAGATTTAGTTAGTGTTTCTGCTTATTACCTCGGAGATACTCCTAAACCAGATCAACTTATGATGGTTGAGCTGGTATGTGGTGATGGGAACTACATCTATTTTAAAAGGAATAATAGTCCATATATATGGACGAAAATTCCGGATCAAGAGAATAAATTGGAAAACCAACAACTTGACGATAAGATCAAGGAGTTGAATAAAGAATATCTTGATGCCTCCAAAACTGAAGATGATGACTCTGGATCaacacaaaattttcacaATTATGAATCTGGAGGAACAGAAGATCCAGAGACATCCATTTATTCTGCTACCCCTTCTTCACAAtcatcatcatcttctggTGTTTCTGGCGCTGTAATTGGAGGAATAGTGGGTGGTATACTAGGACTTGCAGTTTTTGCCTTTTTAGCATGGAAGGGAGTAGCCAGGATGAGGTCACGCGTATAG
- a CDS encoding hypothetical protein (encoded by transcript BEWA_047610A), translating into MFRESSRLWFVEVLKDICKDRDRGMLRLLLRLSDPYHLKCISLLVLHCRGDNDDPFIRFLLSVYRISTGQDGRSRPAGGLGHSSAAPCAFRAAEEDDRDIPAYKVFGRTFLAALAPLVLHTYITRFKGDVRKLHPCHNMLAILEDFQGKCAGGASLGVSLSASMEEDDSLRCRGAPFKGLLWKTLTPIQRRISSRDSIESILDFVTPEDIQANLELVKSVVRDESYRENPVDNTSGLAQVLLGISSLSIQANRTVDLSNIPTSIAQFYHQIPPENKPIRSVVKSALIYIHRLRNRDLEHKVSRKKIAREIKRNVQSPKKEREETKVLENEKVENWYPCDIGISDLFLKCMLAFEEYFPVFNKVCDADSHANVKVYGLAEKSLSLAAKLLRKVSRHHSLGCSGPIRTSAPKFVYDCFIDLVYSTFGMKLMPISPRNITLNGMHAASIVADHICKNHTYERIKEFRNIDISDLLTVNTFIDAMNTYDKRIFITEDLALVVLKVHAIVFKIIFTNLNTLAEMDKKIVEALNERRRYDHGKICKKLKIWYEKGECLKPIYARYVPEYFIYAKTHETFRVCRERFSLELFPKANYLIISHMDRLEHKPVPISTHPLY; encoded by the coding sequence ATGTTCCGGGAATCCTCGAGGCTTTGGTTTGTTGAGGTTCTGAAGGACATTTGCAAGGACAGGGACCGGGGAATGCTCAGACTGCTGCTCAGGCTCTCGGACCCCTACCACCTCAAGTGTATCTCGCTGCTGGTCCTCCACTGCCGCGGAGACAATGACGACCCGTTCATACGCTTCCTCCTGAGCGTTTACAGGATTTCTACAGGCCAAGACGGGCGGTCGAGGCCTGCCGGTGGCTTGGGTCACTCATCTGCGGCTCCCTGCGCTTTCAGGGCTGCAGAGGAGGACGATAGGGACATTCCGGCCTACAAGGTCTTTGGAAGGACGTTTCTGGCCGCCCTGGCGCCCCTCGTCCTGCACACTTACATCACGCGCTTCAAGGGAGACGTCCGCAAGCTCCACCCGTGCCACAACATGCTGGCGATTCTCGAGGATTTTCAAGGGAAATGTGCAGGCGGCGCGTCTCTGGGTGTCTCCCTGAGCGCCTCCATGGAGGAGGATGATTCCCTGCGCTGCAGAGGCGCTCCGTTCAAGGGGCTGCTCTGGAAGACGTTGACGCCGATACAGAGGAGGATCTCGTCCAGGGACAGCATCGAGTCCATTCTGGACTTTGTGACCCCTGAGGACATTCAGGCGAACTTGGAGCTTGTGAAATCGGTCGTCAGAGACGAGTCCTACAGGGAGAATCCCGTGGACAACACCTCCGGGTTGGCGCAGGTATTGCTCGGCATATCCTCGCTCTCCATCCAAGCAAATCGCACAGTCGACCTCTCGAACATCCCAACCTCCATCGCCCAGTTTTACCATCAAATTCCACCAGAGAATAAACCCATTCGAAGTGTAGTAAAGTCCGCCCTCATTTACATCCACAGGCTGAGGAACCGGGACCTGGAGCACAAGGtctccaggaagaagattgCGAGGGAGATTAAAAGGAATGTTCAGAgtccaaagaaggaaagGGAGGAGACCAAGGTGCTGGAAAATGAAAAAGTGGAGAACTGGTACCCGTGTGACATTGGGATATCGGatctcttcctcaagtGCATGCTCGCATTTGAAGAGTACTTTCCAGTCTTTAACAAAGTGTGCGACGCAGACTCGCATGCCAATGTCAAGGTCTACGGCTTGGCCGAAAAGAGTCTGTCCCTGGCCGCCAAGTTGCTTCGGAAGGTTAGCAGGCACCACTCCCTCGGCTGTAGCGGTCCCATACGCACAAGCGCCCCGAAATTCGTCTACGACTGCTTTATAGACCTCGTCTACTCGACCTTTGGCATGAAGTTGATGCCTATTAGTCCCAGAAACATTACCCTAAATGGCATGCATGCAGCGAGCATTGTGGCGGATCACATTTGCAAGAACCATACTTACGAGCGGATCAAAGAGTTTAGAAACATTGACATTTCTGACCTCCTTACGGTAAACACCTTTATAGACGCAATGAATACATACGATAAGCGCATTTTCATAACGGAAGATTTGGCACTCGTGGTGCTCAAGGTCCACGCAATCgtctttaaaatcatctTCACCAACCTAAACACACTCGCAGAGATGGACAAGAAAATTGTGGAAGCCCTCAATGAGAGAAGAAGATATGACCATGgcaaaatttgcaaaaagCTGAAGATCTGGTACGAAAAGGGGGAATGTCTAAAACCCATTTACGCACGCTACGTCCCAGAGTATTTCATATACGCCAAGACACACGAAACATTCCGAGTATGCCGAGAAAGGTTCTCCCTTGAACTCTTTCCCAAGGCCAACTATTTAATCATATCGCACATGGACCGCTTGGAACACAAACCTGTTCCTATATCCACACACCCACTCTACTAG
- a CDS encoding membrane protein, hypothetical (encoded by transcript BEWA_047620A) translates to MLPDLRGALLVVAFVLCGRPRAAEGFRMGKTPVKYSVRLHNSAIEQNVGEFEAREGDEDEDSTVPRKCPWPIDLTKYADGESLTYEEFSTVHNMAFEVREFQLHVPPIAHNPPSLDPKFTRNDAYCKLKGKTPDGRRASAYMNGPIDLMDMVKRGEMNDFRHNCHGTSTEPGKSVLYTWMLERPADVFILNWSGLVTLGCREYVVIAARILLKLPSVDVTDRRTLLEDIANNNIPVWLYERCRYAMAYLEEPTDWIALLNYFTRNLEQLPTTEAPKVDKAGGDLEFVKNNTINGDPFNLVDYLAIPRYKLGLKADEMYYWRRRKHNEDDCLYDRESKVLGAFNAELTRMLDEERIEMRRNQEWKNLIMYRTNCAHLPESQRIHHEAFNPAIIDAINHHTQFFKMPVYLVSDFETSSEVRHQMEALGIKMSPLLKVIGSESGTLDTSISTIRDSLKIDRRIPIHYFDDRMKNLVAVLGHRHLKHVRTYFVDWGRSDYQEKLAALYHDGIKYIKTTKNLVELMCQFTTLRGREWTHGYRVVLPNEEHANYMTKWKNKWHEGDKSFGPRDLPVI, encoded by the exons ATGCTTCCAGACCTTCGAGGTGCGCTCCTTGTCGTCGCGTTTGTGCTCTGCGGCCGGCCGCGCGCCGCGGAAGGCTTCAGGATGGGCAAGACGCCAGTAAAGTACAGTGTGAGGCTCCACAATAGCGCCATTGAGCAAAATGTTGGTGAGTTTGAGGCCAGGGAAGGGGACgaagatgaagattctaCCGTGCCAAGGAAATGCCCGTGGCCCATCGACTTGACGAAATACGCAGACGGAGAGAGTTTGACGTACGAAGAGTTTTCGACTGTGCATAACATGGCGTTTGAGGTCAGAGAATTCCAGCTGCACGTCCCTCCAATCGCACACAATCCGCCGTCTCTGGACCCAAAGTTCACGAGGAATGACGCGTATTGCAAACTGAAAGGGAAAACACCAGACGGTAGACGCGCAAGCGCGTACATGAACGGGCCGATTGACTTGATGGACATGGTAAAACGGGGCGAAATGAACGACTTTAGACACAACTGCCATGGAACATCCACAGAGCCAGGAAAGTCGGTACTTTACACATGGATGCTGGAGAGGCCAGCAGATGTTTTCATCCTCAACTGGTCAGGTTTGGTAACGCTGGGATGCAGGGAGTACGTTGTAATTGCGGCCAGGATCCTCCTAAAGCTACCAAGTGTTGATGTGACTGATAGGAGGACGTTGCTGGAAGACATTGCCAACAATAACATTCCGGTATGGCTCTATGAAAGGTGTAGATATGCTATGGCGTATCTCGAGGAACCCACCGACTGGATCGCACTATTGAACTATTTTACGAGGAATCTGGAACAACTACCGACCACAGAAGCCCCCAAAGTTGACAAAGCCGGAGGGGACCTTGAATTTGTTAAAAATAACACGATAAACGGAGATCCGTTTAACCTTGTAGATTATTTGGCAATACCCAGATATAAATTGGGTCTAAAGGCAGACGAAATGTACTATTGGAGGAGAAGGAAACATAATGAAGACGACTGTTTATACGATCGAGAATCCAAGGTCCTTGGAGCCTTTAATGCTGAATTAACAAGA ATGCTTGATGAAGAAAGGATAGAAATGAGAAGAAaccaagaatggaaaaatcTCATAATGTATCGCACAAATTGCGCACATTTGCCAGAATCACAAAGGATACATCACGAGGCATTCAATCCTGCAATTATAGATGCCATAAATCATCACACACAG TTCTTTAAAATGCCAGTCTACCTGGTTTCAGATTTCGAGACGAGCTCCGAGGTGAGGCATCAAATGGAAGCCTTGGGCATCAAAATGAGCCCTTTATTGAAGGTGATTGGCTCAGAATCTGGGACCTTGGATACATCCATTTCAACTATTCGCGATTCGTTAAAAATTGATAGGAGAATTCCAATTCACTATTTTGACGATAGAATGAAGAACCTAGTCGCTGTATTGGGACACAGACA TTTGAAACATGTGAGGACATATTTTGTAGACTGGGGAAGGTCAGACTATCAGGAAAAACTAGCAGCTCTTTATCATGACGG AATAAAGTACATAAAGACGACCAAGAACCTTGTGGAACTCATGTGTCAATTTACAACCCTTAGGGGAAGGGAATGGACACATGGATACAGGGTAGTGTTACCGAATGAAGAACATGCAAATTACATGACAAAGTGGAAAAACAAGTGGCATGAAGGCGATAAATCGTTTGGACCTAGAGACCTTCCAGTTATTTAA